In Treponema rectale, a single genomic region encodes these proteins:
- a CDS encoding MFS transporter → MLSGKEKISYGLGAVGKDMVYMLSASYILYYYQDLLGVSAIAMGIILLIARIFDAFNDPIMGIIVAKTKTRWGKFRPWLLIGTLTNAVVLFLMFSAPPALNKTGLIAYAAVTYIVWGVTYTMMDIPYWSMIPAFTKGGKEREGLSALARSCAGVGSAVISIITVMSVFALGMKFSPDAEAYKNSVALIEQTKAAQEKLIENICAQTAVTADELELYAVKIKENKGDEASLSFIKADEKDFLEKGMSQALLDEYKAVVTNVAVAEKDSVKAKVPVERTGYKYFSLIVAVLFVVFIVITCAAIKEKSTVKFQSPSVGEMFRALFRNDQAVVIVAAIVMINTALYITSNLVIYFFKYDFNPAAFESNYSMFNMFGGGFQILAMMILFPLFRKFMNTVKIFYASFFMAFTGYIILLFVAVSGTSNFWALVPSAFLIMSAIGMLNVVVTIFLANTVDYGELKNHRRDESVIFSMQTFVVKLASGISALIASVVLAVCNINKDAINGTKLAASSTIGLRMSMTLIPLVVLIAGLIIFKTRFILNDKKVQEINEQLAARGKKLEAVSSDAE, encoded by the coding sequence ATGTTATCAGGAAAAGAAAAAATTTCTTACGGTCTGGGGGCTGTAGGAAAAGATATGGTTTATATGCTTTCGGCAAGCTACATTCTGTATTATTATCAGGATCTGCTTGGAGTAAGTGCTATTGCAATGGGAATCATTCTTTTGATTGCCCGTATTTTTGATGCATTCAATGATCCGATTATGGGAATTATTGTTGCAAAGACAAAGACCCGCTGGGGAAAATTCAGACCCTGGCTTCTTATCGGAACACTGACTAATGCAGTTGTTTTATTCCTCATGTTCAGTGCACCTCCTGCCTTAAATAAGACCGGACTTATTGCTTATGCTGCCGTTACTTATATTGTATGGGGTGTTACTTATACAATGATGGATATTCCTTACTGGTCAATGATTCCTGCATTTACCAAAGGCGGAAAAGAACGTGAAGGTCTCAGTGCTCTTGCCCGTTCATGTGCAGGTGTAGGTTCTGCTGTAATTTCCATTATTACAGTCATGAGCGTATTTGCCCTGGGAATGAAATTCAGTCCTGATGCAGAAGCTTATAAGAATTCTGTTGCACTTATTGAACAGACAAAGGCTGCTCAGGAAAAACTGATAGAGAATATCTGTGCACAGACAGCTGTAACTGCAGACGAACTGGAACTTTATGCCGTAAAGATTAAGGAAAATAAAGGAGATGAAGCTTCTCTTTCTTTTATTAAGGCTGATGAAAAGGATTTTCTTGAAAAAGGAATGTCTCAGGCACTTCTTGATGAATACAAGGCTGTCGTAACAAATGTAGCAGTTGCAGAAAAAGATTCTGTAAAAGCAAAAGTTCCTGTTGAGCGTACCGGTTATAAATATTTTTCTCTAATAGTTGCTGTTCTTTTTGTTGTGTTTATCGTAATTACCTGTGCTGCAATAAAAGAAAAGTCTACGGTAAAATTTCAGAGCCCGAGTGTCGGCGAAATGTTCAGGGCGTTGTTCAGAAATGATCAGGCTGTTGTTATCGTAGCTGCAATCGTAATGATTAATACTGCTCTTTATATAACATCAAATCTTGTCATCTACTTCTTTAAGTATGATTTCAACCCGGCTGCCTTTGAATCAAATTATTCAATGTTTAATATGTTTGGCGGCGGATTCCAGATTCTTGCAATGATGATACTGTTCCCTCTTTTCAGAAAATTTATGAATACTGTAAAGATTTTTTATGCGAGTTTCTTTATGGCTTTTACCGGCTATATCATACTGCTGTTTGTAGCTGTAAGCGGTACCAGCAATTTCTGGGCACTGGTTCCTTCTGCATTCCTCATTATGAGTGCAATCGGTATGCTTAATGTTGTTGTTACGATTTTCCTTGCAAATACAGTTGATTATGGTGAATTAAAAAATCACCGTCGCGATGAATCAGTTATATTCAGTATGCAGACATTTGTAGTAAAACTTGCTTCTGGAATTTCTGCTTTGATTGCTTCTGTTGTTCTTGCTGTATGTAACATAAACAAAGATGCAATTAACGGTACAAAGCTTGCTGCTTCTTCAACAATAGGACTTCGTATGAGCATGACGCTTATTCCTCTTGTTGTTCTTATTGCCGGACTTATTATTTTTAAGACCAGGTTTATTCTTAACGATAAAAAAGTTCAGGAAATAAATGAGCAGCTTGCAGCCAGAGGAAAGAAACTTGAAGCTGTTTCTTCAGATGCTGAATAA